In one Parageobacillus genomosp. 1 genomic region, the following are encoded:
- a CDS encoding flagellin: MKINHNIQALNAYRNLAANQFNISKNLEKLSSGLRINRAADDAAGLAISEKMRSQIRGLEMAERNALDAISLIQTAEGALNEVHSILQRMRELAVQASNGTNQNTDRDALDSEFQQLKEEIDRIGKETQFNKMDILATDQSIDIQLGANNGQILTLTWKRQLKDSLGEDNINISTLDIKSVTNAQNAISTLDNAIISVSKSRSKMGAYQNRLEHTINNLKTANENLTSAESRIRDTDMAMEMTEFTKNNILNQAAQAMLAQSNQLPQGILQLLKS; the protein is encoded by the coding sequence GTGAAAATTAATCACAATATTCAAGCGTTAAACGCTTATCGCAATTTAGCAGCCAATCAATTCAATATTTCAAAAAACTTGGAAAAGCTATCTTCCGGCTTGCGCATTAACCGTGCGGCGGACGACGCGGCAGGACTCGCGATTTCTGAGAAAATGCGCTCGCAAATTCGCGGTTTGGAAATGGCGGAACGCAATGCGTTGGATGCCATTTCCCTTATCCAGACGGCAGAGGGTGCGCTTAACGAAGTCCATAGCATCTTGCAGCGCATGAGAGAATTGGCAGTGCAAGCTTCGAATGGTACCAATCAAAATACTGACCGTGATGCTCTTGATAGTGAATTTCAACAATTGAAAGAAGAAATAGATCGCATAGGTAAAGAAACGCAATTTAATAAGATGGATATACTGGCTACAGATCAATCTATCGATATTCAACTAGGGGCAAATAATGGACAAATATTGACGTTGACATGGAAAAGGCAATTAAAAGATTCTCTTGGAGAAGACAATATAAACATTAGTACTTTAGATATCAAAAGTGTTACCAATGCGCAGAACGCTATTAGTACATTAGACAATGCAATTATTTCTGTTTCTAAATCCCGCTCCAAGATGGGGGCCTATCAAAACCGCCTCGAGCATACCATCAACAACTTAAAAACGGCAAACGAAAACTTAACGTCTGCGGAATCACGCATTCGTGACACCGACATGGCGATGGAGATGACCGAGTTTACGAAAAACAACATCCTCAACCAAGCGGCACAAGCGATGCTCGCGCAATCAAACCAGCTGCCGCAAGGAATTTTGCAACTGTTGAAAAGCTAA
- the fliS gene encoding flagellar export chaperone FliS, whose protein sequence is MEFLTEEAIYQKNPQQLTAILYESLIDSIESAIGYTEQKEYAEANKQLQKANDILHRLGVGLKYEAGIIAHQLDALYNYMAEQLIEANIKKDVTIMQTVLKIATEISSAWNEAMKKSSSAPSAPRMSKVSAYEQFITTYEQS, encoded by the coding sequence ATGGAGTTTCTTACCGAGGAAGCAATCTATCAAAAAAACCCGCAGCAATTAACCGCGATTTTATACGAATCATTGATTGACAGTATCGAATCAGCTATTGGATATACAGAACAAAAAGAATATGCCGAGGCGAATAAACAGTTACAGAAGGCCAACGATATTTTGCACCGTCTCGGTGTCGGCTTGAAATACGAAGCAGGAATCATTGCCCATCAGCTCGATGCGCTATATAACTATATGGCAGAGCAGCTCATTGAGGCAAATATCAAGAAAGATGTCACGATCATGCAAACGGTGCTCAAAATTGCCACAGAAATTTCCAGTGCATGGAATGAGGCAATGAAAAAGTCAAGTTCCGCCCCATCTGCGCCACGAATGAGCAAAGTTTCCGCGTATGAACAATTTATTACCACTTACGAACAATCATAG
- a CDS encoding EscU/YscU/HrcU family type III secretion system export apparatus switch protein, whose protein sequence is MMYFNQKRKKEQNGPSAAVIRYEEGDRAPTVVAHGRGYVAEKIIELAKQNHIPIEEDVSLVQQLLDIDLGENIPPQLYAVIAEILVLIQKIEKNY, encoded by the coding sequence ATGATGTACTTTAACCAAAAACGAAAGAAAGAGCAGAACGGACCATCGGCGGCGGTCATCCGCTATGAGGAAGGCGACCGCGCTCCGACGGTAGTCGCCCACGGGCGCGGATATGTCGCCGAAAAAATTATTGAACTGGCAAAGCAAAATCATATTCCGATCGAAGAAGATGTGTCTCTCGTTCAGCAATTATTGGATATTGATTTAGGAGAGAACATCCCTCCGCAATTATATGCAGTAATTGCCGAAATTTTGGTGTTAATTCAAAAAATAGAAAAAAACTATTAA
- a CDS encoding ComF family protein — protein MKCLLCHEAFYPPFTFRLLLTLDQEDTVCPRCRQRFSLIEEPICERCGRPYCTGLCDDCQRWRDIGDVLEKNRSVYQYNEWMQDVFSRFKFRGDYAVVEAFRTPFTAAFFHHFPRDVLIVPIPLSEPRLLDRGFNQAEALASLLPLPMQRALERLDHAKQSQKQKRERMNAPKFRVKDASAIHGKDIILIDDIYTTGSTVYHAAVQLRQYGANSVSSFTLIRA, from the coding sequence ATGAAATGTTTACTTTGTCATGAAGCATTTTATCCGCCGTTTACCTTTCGCCTGTTGCTGACATTGGATCAGGAAGACACCGTCTGCCCACGCTGCCGCCAGCGCTTTTCGCTCATCGAAGAACCGATTTGCGAGCGCTGCGGCCGTCCGTATTGCACGGGTCTTTGCGATGACTGCCAACGATGGCGGGATATTGGCGACGTATTGGAGAAAAACCGCTCCGTTTATCAATACAATGAATGGATGCAGGACGTGTTTTCCCGCTTTAAATTTCGCGGTGACTATGCGGTGGTGGAAGCATTCCGCACTCCCTTTACCGCTGCCTTTTTCCACCATTTCCCCCGCGATGTCCTCATCGTTCCCATTCCGTTAAGCGAACCCCGTTTGTTAGACAGAGGATTTAACCAAGCAGAAGCGCTTGCCTCTCTTCTTCCGCTGCCGATGCAGAGGGCCTTAGAAAGACTGGATCATGCCAAACAGTCGCAAAAGCAAAAACGAGAACGAATGAACGCCCCGAAATTTCGCGTAAAAGACGCGTCTGCCATCCATGGGAAAGACATCATATTAATCGACGATATTTACACCACTGGTTCCACCGTGTATCACGCCGCAGTGCAGCTCCGGCAATATGGCGCCAATTCCGTCTCTTCTTTTACGTTAATTCGCGCGTGA